A region from the Lolium perenne isolate Kyuss_39 chromosome 4, Kyuss_2.0, whole genome shotgun sequence genome encodes:
- the LOC127294745 gene encoding ubiquitin-like protein 5, whose protein sequence is MIEVVLNDRLGKKVRVKCNEDDTIGDLKKLVAAQTGTRPEKIRIQKWYTIYKDHITLGDYEIHDGMGLELYYN, encoded by the coding sequence ATGATCGAGGTGGTGCTCAACGACCGTCTGGGGAAGAAGGTGCGCGTCAAGTGCAACGAGGACGACACCATCGGCGACCTCAAGAAGCTCGTGGCGGCGCAGACCGGGACCAGGCCCGAGAAGATCCGCATCCAGAAGTGGTACACCATCTACAAGGACCACATCACCCTCGGCGACTACGAGATCCACGACGGAATGGGACTCGAGCTCTACTACAACTAG